In the Topomyia yanbarensis strain Yona2022 chromosome 3, ASM3024719v1, whole genome shotgun sequence genome, one interval contains:
- the LOC131689769 gene encoding uncharacterized protein LOC131689769, with amino-acid sequence MMSGSKSKQKKQLAVQAIQQHISRSPLLEPESKNASTQTESEESTSLNDSINTKLNKIFSMLSHLNTKVDALAAMPCQHAKASPNGTLSKITLQPVQSLADLERLEENCRDENFVKITVTSIGRIHGRHRYTGRGATVSLQIIDYFFARGFLVQCSWTGSGRTSGKEEAKKQKIPFMKFDKTIDLFYQTVLHSDPTYTVIDCKAFLHRCLRNAKQRFDEVTGARKPVSRKRKRLAIPDNHFSTEDVDNDSNVNDTVEEEYPEETVENRPCSTFWKVESVEIKDEYVSEDV; translated from the exons A TGATGTCTGGTAGCAAAAGTAAGCAGAAAAAACAATTGGCAGTTCAAGCGATACAGCAACATATATCAAGAAGTCCGCTCTTAGAACCGGAGTCAAAAAATGCAAGCACGCAGACGGAGTCGGAAGAATCTACGTCGCTAAACGACAGTATTAATACTAAGCTAAATAAGATCTTTTCAATGCTGTCCCACTTGAACACGAAGGTGGATGCTTTGGCTGCGATGCCATGCCAGCATGCGAAAGCGTCTCCTAACGGTACGCTGAGCAAAATTACTTTGCAACCTGTGCAAAGTTTGGCAGATCTAGAACGCTTGGAAGAGAATTGCCGTGACGAGAATTTCGTCAAGATCACGGTTACATCGATTGGAAGAATACACGGCCGTCACCGATATACGGGACGTGGAGCAACAGTAAGCCTTCAAATAATTGACTATTTTTTCGCGCGTGGTTTTTTAGTCCAGTGCTCCTGGACAGGCAGTGGTCGTACTTCTGGCAAAGAAGAGGCAAAAAAGCAGAAAATCCCGTTCATGAAATTTGATAAAACGATCGACTTGTTTTATCAGACTGTACTTCATTCTGACCCGACCTATACGGTAATCGATTGTAAAGCTTTCTTGCATCGCTGTTTAAGAAATGCAAAGCAAAGATTTGACGAAGTGACTGGAGCCAGAAAACCggtttcacgaaaacgaaagcGATTAGCAATTCCCGACAATCATTTTAGCACGGAAGACGTCGATAACGACAGCAACGTCAATGACACAGTCGAGGAAGAATACCCGGAAGAAACGGTCGAGAATAGACCTTGCTCTACATTTTGGAAGGTTGAAAGTGTGGAGATAAAAGATGAGTATGTTTCAGAAGATGTTTAA
- the LOC131693033 gene encoding U1 small nuclear ribonucleoprotein 70 kDa-like, producing the protein MTQYLPPNLLALFAPREPIPFLPPSAKLPHEKKSQGYSGVGAFLDLFEDPKDTPPPTRVETREERIERRRRERAEQVAYKLEREIATWDPTQMTGATEDPFKTLFVARINYDTSESKLRREFEMYGNIKKIVVTFDKETGKPRGYAFIEYEHERDMHSAYKHADGKKIDGKRVLVDVERARTVKGWLPRRLGGGLGGTRRGGPDVNIKHSGREDNERERERYRLEREREDGANRERREPRFEPRFDRRRSRSRERDRRRRSRSKDRRRRHSRERDHEEPEREKRWDKDQERNREKDRERDRDRDRDRERDRDRDRERDKKRRRSRSRSRDRERDRSEKKRDKRDKDRERKERKPELREGDIKIKEEPLDDYPDYSTQYPQYPAQIKNEDGEEEKYRPNEHEDANGAVRARVGENGSRFSAAPPQDNDAYNDRYGGY; encoded by the exons ATGACGCAGTATTTGCCACCAAACTTGCTGGCATTGTTTGCCCCACGCGAGCCGATCCCTTTTCTACCTCCATCGGCAAAACTTCCCCATGAGAAAAAATCGCAGGGTTATAGCGGTGTAGGAGCGTTTTTGGATTTGTTCGAG GACCCAAAAGATACTCCGCCACCGACACGGGTAGAAACACGCGAAGAACGGATCGAACGCCGGCGCCGGGAACGAGCGGAACAGGTAGCCTACAAGCTAGAACGTGAAATTGCCACCTGGGATCCGACACAGATGACCGGAGCTACGGAAGATCCTTTTAAGACATTGTTTGTAGCAAGAATT AATTATGACACATCGGAGTCGAAATTACGACGTGAGTTTGAGATGTATGGCAACATTAAGAAAATTGTTGTGACTTTCGATAAGGAAACCGGTAAACCAAGAGGATACGCTTTTATTGAGTATGAACATGAACGGGACATGCATT CCGCCTACAAGCATGCTGATGGTAAGAAAATTGACGGTAAGCGTGTGCTGGTTGATGTCGAGCGTGCCCGTACCGTAAAAGGCTGGCTTCCTAGGCGCCTCGGAGGAGGACTTGGCGGAACTCGCCGGGGTGGACCCGATGTCAACATCAAACATTCCGGTCGTGAAGATAACGAACGGGAACGCGAACGCTATCGGCTGGAGCGGGAGCGAGAGGACGGTGCGAATCGTGAACGACGGGAACCAAGGTTTGAGCCTA GATTCGACCGTCGTCGCTCGCGCTCTCGGGAACGCGATCGTCGCCGTCGCAGTCGGTCCAAGGATCGTCGCAGAAGACACAGCCGTGAACGTGACCACGAGGAACCGGAACGTGAGAAACGTTGGGACAAAGATCAGGAGCGCAATAGGGAGAAAGATCGTGAAAGGGATCGTGACCGTGATCGCGATCGAGAGCGTGATCGTGACCGCGATCGTGAGCGGGATAAGAAACGTAGGCGCAGTCGCAGCCGGTCACGGGATCGAGAACGCGATCGTTCCGAGAAGAAACGCGACAAGCGGGATAAGGACCGAGAGCGGAAAGAACGCAAACCGGAGTTACGTGAGGGTGATATTAAAATCAAGGAGGAACCGTTGGATG ATTATCCGGATTACAGCACCCAGTACCCTCAATACCCAGCGCAGATTAAGAACGAAGATGGCGAGGAAGAGAAATATCGCCCCAACGAGCATGAGGATGCAAATGGGGCTGTCCGGGCGCGTGTCGGAGAAAATGGCTCCCGTTTCAGCGCGGCACCGCCTCAGGATAACGATGCATACAACGATCGGTATGGTGGCTACTAG
- the LOC131688255 gene encoding uncharacterized protein K02A2.6-like: MHFAADTLLPSDMQLVSFYDTRIQIEGMLEVKVVHDGKSLLLPLYESNVKKHPLLGRQWMKAMRVDLNKIAYTDINKIDTVTNSMPAAVKTLVEKYATLYDNSIGKIKGLSAKLCLKPNTNPVYIKSRPVPFSLRAVVENELDKLVNNGILVKVNHSAWATPIVPVPKANNKVRLCGDYKVTVNPNLVVDGHPLPTIEELFANVAGGEKFTKIDLTQALEVEEGDREVLTLNTHKGLYQPTRLMYGIASAPAIWQRLMEQVLNGIPGVTVFLDDIRITGPNDQIHLQRLEEVLKRLSSYNLRINLEKCHLFANEIEYCGYLINKTGIHKVKRKITAIQNMPVPENKDQIRSFVGLVNYYGRFFPNLSSTLYPLNSLLKNDVRFVWSKQCVEAFNKVKQEMQSNSFLVHYDPTLPLVLATDALPYGVGAVLSHVYPDGSERPIQYASQTLNATQQAYKQVDREAYGIIFGVRRFYQYLFGRRFTLLTDNEPLKQIFLPKMSALRMQHYATFLASFNYKIQFRPTNQHGNADAFSRLPLKEKTPANVIEETDYMEVNMIETLPLTVNELARATAADKTVKVLMQGLQNGKIVDLKERFGVEQHEFTIQKGCIMRGIRVYIPPNLRVKVLAELHSTHFGTSRLKTLARGYVWWERIDLHIEKMVRNCSYCQSTRAEPAKVPTHCWESPSRPFDRIHVDFAGPFKNTYFIVLVDAYTKWPEVRILKNITTTTTIQVYREYFATYGIPSVMVSDHGVQFTSEEFQKFLKMNGVYHKMGAPYHPSTNGQAERFVQTFKAKLKSLQCDRSTMHAELCNILLVYRKTIHPATGKSPSMMKQAANGARVAARDYLDKEKWKFGVVSEKLGKLHYYIRLDDGRTWKRHIDQLREVGPTLPNRRDIPVVIKDVPAETVQTDDLDPELTATTSATQKVGATTTMGPKESPSESAGVTEKQIDKVTSGSRTANTSHPNQTDYRQSPRKSGRVIRPPSRLNL, encoded by the exons ATGCACTTTGCTGCGGATACTCTGCTGCCGTCGGATATGCAATTAGTAAGTTTCTACGATACGAGGATCCAAATTGAAGGAATGCTGGAAGTGAAAGTTGTTCACGATGGAAAATCTTTGTTACTTCCCCTGTACGAATCAAACGTGAAGAAGCACCCGTTGCTGGGCCGTCAGTGGATGAAGGCGATGCGAGTTGACCTGAACAAGATTGCATATACTGATATAAACAAAATTGATACTGTTACTAATTCAATGCCTGCCGCTGTTAAGACGCTAGTTGAGAAGTATGCTACACTCTATGACAATTCAATTGGGAAAATAAAAGGATTATCTGCCAAGCTGTGCCTGAAGCCGAATACAAATCCTGTTTACATAAAATCCAGACCTGTTCCGTTTTCGTTGCGAGCAGTTGTCGAGAACGAGCTTGACAAATTAGTCAACAATGGTATCCTTGTGAAAGTCAACCATAGTGCatgggctacacccatagttcCAGTGCCGAAGGCCAACAACAAAGTGCGACTTTGTGGGGATTACAAGGTTACGGTAAACCCGAATTTGGTGGTAGACGGTCACCCATTACCGACGATTGAGGAACTTTTTGCTAATGTTGCTGGCGGTGAAAAGTTTACGAAGATCGACTTGACTCAAGCGCTAGAGGTTGAGGAGGGTGATAGGGAGGTATTAACTCTCAATACACACAAGGGTCTTTACCAGCCTACACGTTTGATGTATGGCATTGCGTCTGCACCTGCTATTTGGCAGAGACTAATGGAGCAAGTGCTGAATGGGATTCCTGGTGTTACCGTATTCCTAGACGACATTCGGATTACCGGTCCGAATGATCAAATACATCTGCAAAGGCTCGAAGAGGTTCTGAAGCGTCTTAGTTCGTACAACTTGCGTATAAACCTGGAAAAATGTCACTTGTTTGCGAACGAGATTGAGTACTGCGGGTACCTGATCAATAAGACAGGTATTCATAAGGTTAAGAGGAAGATTACAGCGATCCAGAATATGCCAGTTCCAGAAAACAAAGATCAAATTCGTTCATTTGTGGGGTTAGTGAACTACTACGGAAGGTTCTTTCCGAACCTCAGTTCGACTTTATATCCCCTTAATAGTCTACTGAAGAACGATGTGCGTTTTGTATGGTCAAAACAATGTGTAGAGGCGTTCAACAAAGTCAAGCAAGAGATGCAGTCCAATTCATTTCTGGTACACTACGATCCCACGCTGCCATTGGTACTTGCTACCGATGCTTTGCCATACGGAGTCGGTGCGGTACTGAGTCACGTTTACCCGGATGGCTCAGAAAGACCGATCCAGTACGCATCCCAAACACTCAACGCTACGCAACAAGCCTACAAGCAGGTAGATCGGGAAGCATACGGAATTATATTTGGAGTTCGCCGGTTCTACCAGTATCTGTTTGGAAGAAGATTTACATTGTTGACGGATAACGAGCCGTTGAAGCAGATTTTTCTACCGAAAATGTCTGCTTTGAGGATGCAACATTATGCAACATTTTTGGCATCATTCAACTACAAGATACAGTTCAGACCAACGAACCAACATGGCAATGCGGACGCTTTCTCGCGTTTGCCATTGAAGGAGAAAACACCAGCGAACGTCATTGAAGAGACGGATTACATGGAGGTCAACATGATCGAAACGCTGCCGCTAACCGTGAATGAGCTCGCTAGGGCTACCGCTGCGGACAAGACTGTGAAGGTGCTGATGCAAGGCCTACAGAATGGAAAAATTGTTGATCTTAAAGAACGTTTCGGTGTGGAACAACATGAGTTCACAATTCAGAAAGGCTGTATCATGCGTGGAATACGAGTTTACATTCCTCCGAATTTGCGTGTAAAAGTCTTAGCCGAATTACATTCTACACATTTCGGTACTAGTCGATTAAAAACACTGGCTCGCGGATATGTTTGGTGGGAAAGGATTGATTTGCATATCGAGAAGATGGTGCGCAACTGCAGTTACTGTCAATCGACAAGGGCCGAACCTGCCAAAGTTCCTACGCATTGCTGGGAGTCACCGTCGAGGCCGTTTGACCGCATACATGTGGATTTTGCAGGGCCGTTTAAGAACACGTACTTTATCGTGCTTGTGGACGCCTACACGAAATGGCCTGAGGTGCGCATTCTTAAAAACATCACCACTACAACCACAATTCAGGTCTACAGAGAATATTTCGCAACGTACGGAATCCCTTCGGTTATGGTGAGTGATCATGGAGTGCAATTTACTTCTGAAGAGTTCCAGAAATTCTTGAAGATGAACGGAGTTTATCACAAAATGGGGGCGCCATATCACCCATCAACCAACGGGCAAGCCGAACGATTTGTTCAGACGTTCAAGGCGAAGTTAAAGAGTCTGCAGTGCGACAGAAGTACGATGCATGCCGAATTGTGCAACATACTCCTTGTTTATCGAAAGACCATACACCCTGCCACTGGTAAATCACCGTCCATGAT GAAGCAAGCAGCAAACGGAGCAAGAGTTGCAGCGAGAGATTACCTCGATAAGGAAAAGTGGAAGTTTGGTGTGGTTTCAGAGAAACTGGGAAAACTGCATTACTACATTCGTCTCGACGACGGCAGGACATGGAAGAGGCACATTGATCAGCTCAGAGAAGTTGGTCCAACTCTGCCGAACCGAAGAGATATACCAGTTGTTATCAAGGATGTACCTGCTGAAACTGTGCAAACAGATGATCTTGATCCAGAATTGACAGCAACGACCAGCGCGACGCAAAAAGTAGGAGCGACTACTACGATGGGTCCGAAGGAATCGCCATCAGAATCCGCTGGAGTAACAGAGAAACAAATCGACAAAGTAACCTCCGGTTCAAGGACTGCCAACACAAGTCATCCCAACCAGACAGACTATCGACAATCGCCAAGAAAATCGGGTCGAGTAATCCGACCGCCCAGTAGATTGAACCTTTAA